From Larus michahellis chromosome 8, bLarMic1.1, whole genome shotgun sequence, one genomic window encodes:
- the RGSL1 gene encoding regulator of G-protein signaling protein-like, whose translation MRTPPPKPTASTLSNALTATAQGTEVLPRTWFGGKKFAQDQDKRVTSSVALRNTSLEHGSMMATATIASTDMGLLLRDDLFVDFFNTFLNLPVFGQTPIYISSVGRWDLWPELPSHLDPSPPALLAWLEKHRLPHFCKSSLCLHLVLCQKLLGFIRSGEAAKLLNWQSSDRWLLEKCISGSQGMWHFRAFVQGMAGEELINFWLTTERLLGLDESDVRQRDLYLSLLHRLEATHLREGSSVVTLCRSIVGSLPKARHIQPVSTRREILSRMQEQALFMIQSYWLPKFFIHCKKGMEDEKSCWPLLQEYRERLLRASWREPSSFTENVFTMHIKRSRAFSGPYCSKKAKAEIWTLVKQEGDTQEMKMPIFQVQPERQSGPGGSTKESHLDKDALGPVPQLSEHTANAAFRGKGRGTSPKRPRPNAEDIREEKVLSNLHSSTPLVQLPSLKMPVKTLSFLPWALSAESCAGRPFRDFLKRQDWSMETLLLDLWHDLEEFLPVVLDPNRENSFCLRHLIGEKICKTYLEEGTIQQLPLETRTLRSLRDHLVSGEFSPRIFRAQKEICKVLCCSYEEFLADDDKTFLQFMCPRSDVPMPKMQGQAVGKDERFLLSQRINTSLKLSQALHGTRNFEGLSSEHWRLIAARDLRKGDSIQAEVEPLLCRTDADSQKMISNELAVDSPNKENELPRPRSPSLAAEHKITKKAALSARKNRSSKTKSITVGVEKPSRRPRHFVKVLHNPAHLQFFKQFLEERNADEPLRFWMAVEKLASETNPKTKSSLINSIVRNYFHAEIPAEEQLDCHSSIIKEISEAKVVSPFMLMTAQVFVQKAMEKRWFKEYQDLFPPSDTPKSNLRLQHRTGNFMTDKLRWAWYAIHDIVKSISKFQREMDNDKHRVEFEDFLRRELGNEEENLPIRSMQSSGTVSTSRPLTAPASTPPDKEVVLVKRHLFNDQLITINFLVNDLRFYLEINKFSRLADSAEALAAHNMQSEKEVAFLKRKVAIISKLFLNSDIPPKLRVNISEEERDLIWSLSSKGLLNRLLYHRAKVMIFPILMYFWRRFCTWKVMRSFRVSVKERVPVSSSSTKRSESSDIYSPSNHTIIIFTLLKGIQILLPQPQKKLVPLEEQKGDPGLKGAFLLSRGAPAARMGAGL comes from the exons GTTTTTGGCCAGACACCCATTTACATCAGCAGCGTGGGCCGATGGGACCTCTGGCCAGAGCTGCCCAGCCACCTG GATCCCAGCCCCCCGGCTTTACTGGCTTGGCTGGAAAAGCACCGCCTGCCTCACTTCTGCAAATCCAGCCTGTGCCTCCACCTCGTCCTCTGCCAGAAGCTCCTGGGTTTCATTCGGTCGGGGGAAGCAG CAAAACTGCTGAACTGGCAAAGCTCTGACCGGTGGCTGCTGGAGAAGTGCATCAGCGGGAGCCAGGGCATGTGGCACTTTCGGGCCTTCGTCCAAGGAATGGCAG GGGAAGAACTGATCAACTTCTGGCTCACCACCGAGAGGCTCCTGGGGCTTGATGAGTCAGACGTGAGGCAGAGGGACCTCTACCTGTCCTTGCTCCACAGGCTGGAAGCCACTCACCTGCGCGAAGGCTCCAGCGTCGTCACTCTCTGCAGGAGCATCGTTG GATCACTGCCGAAAGCCAGGCACATTCAACCCGTCAGCACCAGGAGGGAGATCCTAAGCAGGATGCAGGAACAGGCCCTCTTTATGATTCAGAGTTACTGGCTCCCTAAATTCTTCATCCACTGCAAGAAGGGCATGGAGGATGAGAAATCGTGCTGGCCTCTGCTGCAGGAATATCGGGAGCGTTTATTGCGGGCCAGCTGGCGGGAGCCCTCAAGCTTTACAGAGAACGTCTTCACGATGCATATCAAAAGGAGCCGGGCTTTCTCGGGGCCCTACTGCAGCAAGAAGGCCAAAGCGGAGATCTGGACTCTGGTCAAGCAGGAAGGAGACACCCAAGAAATGAAGATGCCCATTTTTCAGGTGCAACCAGAAAGGCAGTCAGGGCCAGGTGGGAGCACAAAGGAATCACATCTGGATAAGGATGCTTTGGGACCAGTTCCTCAGCTATCAGAGCATACTGCAAACGCTGCCTTTAGAGGCAAAGGAAGAGGAACCTCTCCCAAAAGACCTAGACCCAACGCAGAAGACATCCGTGAAGAGAAAGTCCTCTCTAACCTGCATTCCTCCACACCCCTTGTCCAGCTGCCATCCCTGAAAATGCCGGTCAAGACCTTGAGTTTCCTTCCCTGGGCCCTTAGTGCTGAAAGCTGCGCGGGACGGCCCTTCAGGGACTTCTTGAAGCGCCAGGACTGGTCCATGGAGACTCTTCTCCTGGATCTCTGGCATGACCTGGAGGAATTTCTGCCTGTGGTGCTGGACCCCAACAGAGAAAACAGTTTCTGCCTGCGTCATTTGATCGGGGAGAAGATATGCAAGACCTACCTGGAGGAGGGCACCATTCAGCAACTTCCCCTGGAGACCAGGACTCTCAGGAGCTTGCGGGACCATCTggtgtctggagaattttcccccCGCATATTCAGAGCCCAGAAGGAGATTTGCAAG GTGCTCTGCTGCTCCTATGAGGAATTTCTGGCTGACGATGACAAGACGTTCCTCCAGTTTATG TGTCCACGGAGCGATGTCCCGATGCCCAAGATGCAAGGCCAGGCTGTTGGGAAAGATGAACGTTTCCTCCTGTCCCAGCGGATAAACACATCCTTGAAGCTGAGCCAGGCCTTGCACGGCACGAGGAATTTTGAAGGTCTCTCCTCTGAGCACTGGCGATTAATTGCCGCTCGGGACCTCCGGAAAGGGGACTCCATCCAGGCAGAGGTGGAACCTCTCCTGTGCAGGACTG ATGCAGACTCCCAGAAGATGATATCCAATGAGCTGGCTGTGGATAGCCCAAACAAGGAAAATGAGCTTCCGCGTCCCAGAAGTCCGTCACTTG CCGCCGAACACAAGATCACAAAGAAGGCGGCTCTTTCTGCGAGAAAAAACAGATCAAGCAAGACGAAGTCCATCACTGTTGGAGTAGAGAAACCATCTAGAAGACCCAG GCACTTCGTGAAAGTACTGCACAACCCTGCCCACCTGCAGTTCTTCAAGCAGTTCCTCGAGGAGCGCAACGCAGATGAACCACTGCGTTTCTGGATGGCTGTGGAGAAGCTAGCCTCAGAGACCAATCCCAAAACAAAGAGCTCCCTCATTAACAGCATtgtcagaaattatttccatGCTGAAATCCCAGCTG AGGAGCAGCTGGATTGCCACAGTTCAATCATCAAAGAAATAAGTGAGGCCAAAGTAGTCAGCCCCTTCATGTTGATGACAGCACAAGTCTTTGTCCAGAAGGCAATGGAAAAACGATG GTTTAAAGAGTACCAGGACCTGTTCCCGCCGAGCGATACGCCTAAGTCTAACCTTCGTTTGCAGCACAGGACAGGGAACTTCATGACAGACAAGCTG CGATGGGCCTGGTATGCCATTCACGACATCGTCAAGAGCATCTCTAAGTTCCAGAGGGAGATGGACAATGACAAACACCGTGTGGAGTTTGAGGACTTTCTCCGGCGGGAACTAGGAAATGAGGAGGAAA ACTTGCCGATCAGATCCATGCAGAGCAGCGGCACCGTCAGCACTTCCCGCCCCCTCACggcccctgccagcaccccacCGGACAAGGAGGTGGTACTCGTGAAACGCCACCTGTTTAACGACCAGCTCATTACCATCAACTTCCTTGTCAACGACCTCCGCTTTTATCTGGAGATCAACAA GTTTTCCAGGCTGGCTGATTCAGCTGAAGCTCTGGCAGCCCACAACATGCAGTCGGAAAAGGAAGTTGCCTTTCTCAAAAGGAAAGTTGCCATCATCAGCAAACTCTTCCTGAACTCCGACATTCCTCCCAAATTGCGG GTAAACATctctgaagaagagagagatttaATTTGGAGTTTATCTTCCAAGGGGCTACTGAATCGTCTCCTCTACCACAGGGCCAAGGTCATGATCTTCCCCATCCTGATGTACTTCTGGAGAAG GTTCTGCACCTGGAAGGTGATGAGGAGCTTTCGGGTTTCTGTGAAGGAGAGGGTACCTGTCTCTTCATCCAGTACAAAACGCTCCGAATCATCTGACATCTACAGTCCAA gCAATCACACCATCATTATCTTCACACTCTTGAAGGGGATCCAGATCCTGCTGCCGCAGCCCCAGAAGAAATTGGTGCCACTGGAAGAGCAAAAAGGTGACCCAGGGCTGAAAGGAGCATTCCTGCTTTCAAGGGGAGCTCCGGCTGCCAGGATGGGAGCTGGGCTTTAG
- the RNASEL gene encoding 2-5A-dependent ribonuclease isoform X1, with translation MEPTAHSQQEASTASSTETAEDLAFKLNAALRNKDEKTVQELLEKGADVNSKAGSGWTPLQSAVQADLECLVKVLLDKGACPHARKDNGGTAFIEAAVVGNVNILKLLLDYGIDINDHDDNGFTAFMEAAWYGNEEALRFLYSKGANVNLRRVVSEENAKLHKGGATALMDACEKRRFPAVKILVQELGADVNIRDNKDRNALIHTLKKSDSKQRYESAVSIGHFLLDCGIDVTSKDECGKTALILAVEMESTDLVKALLEKGEIDIDDADEEGNTALMVAVEKDDYDIAKLLCEKGARTDVGNLIAVANRNRNRDMAHLLLQYNAKYVPETFEDWEPNSKRWRDQLKKLHQMYRPMIGKLKTFQYIQQRIQNTSQGGIYLGLHGETEVAVRTRRSTEGDKEKKFFERCGNSKHLLKLFQFEKARGYMYLCFPLWEKNLEEHLQEPKDHKDYKDALRMIFQAVRELHSLGFAHQDLQPSNFLIDLGGKIYLADFDNKRKLIEDKKELRNSDLEALSRLVLYVLAGGRKPLQQVSTQDLAADSPDYKEALDLVHCLVSHDERGLEGLSNHPYFSSKQVRFQFLKGIWNKIKDLDERYTVFQASNTTEGFPYPRWTEEIDRYVLHIMKNPRRGRSYEYRNNVTDLLRLIRNLDEHPDRRVSDRIGDYADYFLRLFPALTIYVYNSLRQNPKYSHLADIQDPSL, from the exons ATGGAGCCCACAGCtcacagccagcaggaggcatCTACGGCTTCTAGCACGGAGACAGCAGAAGACCTTGCTTTCAAGTTAAATGCTGCTTTGAGgaacaaagatgaaaaaactgtgcaggagctgctggaaaaAGGGGCAGATGTGAACTCCAAagcaggaagtggctggacaccACTGCAAAGCGCTGTGCAAGCTGACCTTGAGTGCCTGGTCAAGGTTCTGCTGGACAAGGGTGCTTGTCCACATGCCAGGAAGGACAATGGTGGCACTGCATTTATTGAGGCAGCGGTAGTGGGAAATGTGAATATACTGAAGCTCCTCCTTGATTATGGGATAGACATTAACGACCATGATGACAACGGCTTCACAGCTTTCATGGAGGCTGCGTGGTATGGGAATGAGGAAGCCTTGAGATTCCTGTATAGCAAAGGAGCAAATGTGAATTTGAGGAGGGTGGTTAGTGAGGAGAATGCAAAACTGCATAAAGGAGGTGCGACAGCACTGATGGATGCTTGTGAGAAGCGCCGCTTCCCGGCTGTAAAAATTCTTGTCCAAGAGCTGGGGGCTGATGTGAACATTCGTGACAACAAAGATAGGAATGCCTTGATCCACACCCTCAAGAAATCTGATTCCAAGCAAAGATACGAGTCAGCAGTCTCCATAGGCCATTTCCTGCTGGACTGCGGTATTGATGTGACCAGCAAAGATGAATGTGGGAAAACTGCCCTCATCCTAGCTGTTGAAATGGAGAGCACAGACTTGGTGAAAGCTTTATTGGAGAAGGGTGAAATAGATATTGATGACGCAGATGAGGAGGGCAACACGGCTCTGATGGTGGCTGTTGAGAAAGATGATTACGATATAGCAAAGTTGTTGTGTGAAAAAGGAGCAAGGACTGATGTGGGGAACCTTATCGCCGTCGCAAATAGGAACCGTAATCGTGACATGGCACATCTTCTTCTCCAATATAATGCCAAGTATGTTCCAGAAACCTTCGAAGACTGGGAGCCAAACAGCAAACGCTGGAGGGACCAGCTGAAAAAACTTCATCAAATGTATCGCCCTATGATTGGCAAACTGAAGACATTTCAATACATCCAGCAGAGAATTCAGAACACTTCTCAGGGTGGCATCTACCTGGGGCTCCACGGTGAGACGGAGGTAGCAGTAAGAACAAGACGCAGTACAGAGGGTGACAAAGAGAAAAAGTTCTTTGAACGATGTGGTAACTCTAAACATCTACTGAAGCTCTTCCAGTTTGAGAAGGCGAGAGGCTACATGTACTTGTGCTTCCCTCTCTGGGAGAAAAACCTTGAGGAACATCTGCAGGAACCAAAAGACCACAAGGATTACAAAGATGCTCTGAGGATGATCTTCCAGGCAGTGAGAGAGCTGCACTCCCTTGGATTTGCTCACCAGGATCTGCAGCCCAGCAACTTTTTAATAG ATTTAGGTGGCAAAATTTACTTGGCGGACTTTGATAATAAAAGAAAGTTGATTGAAGATAAAAAAGAACTTAGAAACTCAGATTTAGAG GCCCTCAGCAGGCTCGTGCTGTATGTTCTAGCAGGGGGTAGGAAACCCCTTCAGCAAGTCAGTACCCAGGATTTAGCTGCCGATTCCCCGGATTACAAGGAGGCTCTAGACCTTGTACATTGCCTGGTCTCTCATGATGAGCGAGGCTTGGAAGGTTTGAGCAACCACCCCTATTTCTCCAGCAAACAGGT CAGGTTCCAGTTCCTGAAAGGTATATGGAATAAAATCAAAGATCTCGACGAGCGATACACTGTCTTTCAAGCTTCTAATACTACTGAAGGATTTCCTTATCCAAGGTGGACTGAGGAG attgacaGATATGTTCTGCATATCATGAAAAATCCCAGGAGAGGAAGATCATATGAATACAGAAACAACGTCACCGACCTCCTGAGGCTCATCAGGAACCTGGATGAACACCCAGACCGCAG GGTCAGCGACAGAATAGGAGACTATGCTGACTATTTCTTGAGGCTTTTTCCAGCACTTACCATTTATGTCTACAACAGTTTACGCCAGAATCCCAAATATAGCCACTTGGCAGACATTCAGGACCCTTCTCTGTAG
- the RNASEL gene encoding 2-5A-dependent ribonuclease isoform X2 produces the protein MEPTAHSQQEASTASSTETAEDLAFKLNAALRNKDEKTVQELLEKGADVNSKAGSGWTPLQSAVQADLECLVKVLLDKGACPHARKDNGGTAFIEAAVVGNVNILKLLLDYGIDINDHDDNGFTAFMEAAWYGNEEALRFLYSKGANVNLRRVVSEENAKLHKGGATALMDACEKRRFPAVKILVQELGADVNIRDNKDRNALIHTLKKSDSKQRYESAVSIGHFLLDCGIDVTSKDECGKTALILAVEMESTDLVKALLEKGEIDIDDADEEGNTALMVAVEKDDYDIAKLLCEKGARTDVGNLIAVANRNRNRDMAHLLLQYNAKYVPETFEDWEPNSKRWRDQLKKLHQMYRPMIGKLKTFQYIQQRIQNTSQGGIYLGLHGETEVAVRTRRSTEGDKEKKFFERCGNSKHLLKLFQFEKARGYMYLCFPLWEKNLEEHLQEPKDHKDYKDALRMIFQAVRELHSLGFAHQDLQPSNFLIDLGGKIYLADFDNKRKLIEDKKELRNSDLEALSRLVLYVLAGGRKPLQQVSTQDLAADSPDYKEALDLVHCLVSHDERGLEGLSNHPYFSSKQVFQFLKGIWNKIKDLDERYTVFQASNTTEGFPYPRWTEEIDRYVLHIMKNPRRGRSYEYRNNVTDLLRLIRNLDEHPDRRVSDRIGDYADYFLRLFPALTIYVYNSLRQNPKYSHLADIQDPSL, from the exons ATGGAGCCCACAGCtcacagccagcaggaggcatCTACGGCTTCTAGCACGGAGACAGCAGAAGACCTTGCTTTCAAGTTAAATGCTGCTTTGAGgaacaaagatgaaaaaactgtgcaggagctgctggaaaaAGGGGCAGATGTGAACTCCAAagcaggaagtggctggacaccACTGCAAAGCGCTGTGCAAGCTGACCTTGAGTGCCTGGTCAAGGTTCTGCTGGACAAGGGTGCTTGTCCACATGCCAGGAAGGACAATGGTGGCACTGCATTTATTGAGGCAGCGGTAGTGGGAAATGTGAATATACTGAAGCTCCTCCTTGATTATGGGATAGACATTAACGACCATGATGACAACGGCTTCACAGCTTTCATGGAGGCTGCGTGGTATGGGAATGAGGAAGCCTTGAGATTCCTGTATAGCAAAGGAGCAAATGTGAATTTGAGGAGGGTGGTTAGTGAGGAGAATGCAAAACTGCATAAAGGAGGTGCGACAGCACTGATGGATGCTTGTGAGAAGCGCCGCTTCCCGGCTGTAAAAATTCTTGTCCAAGAGCTGGGGGCTGATGTGAACATTCGTGACAACAAAGATAGGAATGCCTTGATCCACACCCTCAAGAAATCTGATTCCAAGCAAAGATACGAGTCAGCAGTCTCCATAGGCCATTTCCTGCTGGACTGCGGTATTGATGTGACCAGCAAAGATGAATGTGGGAAAACTGCCCTCATCCTAGCTGTTGAAATGGAGAGCACAGACTTGGTGAAAGCTTTATTGGAGAAGGGTGAAATAGATATTGATGACGCAGATGAGGAGGGCAACACGGCTCTGATGGTGGCTGTTGAGAAAGATGATTACGATATAGCAAAGTTGTTGTGTGAAAAAGGAGCAAGGACTGATGTGGGGAACCTTATCGCCGTCGCAAATAGGAACCGTAATCGTGACATGGCACATCTTCTTCTCCAATATAATGCCAAGTATGTTCCAGAAACCTTCGAAGACTGGGAGCCAAACAGCAAACGCTGGAGGGACCAGCTGAAAAAACTTCATCAAATGTATCGCCCTATGATTGGCAAACTGAAGACATTTCAATACATCCAGCAGAGAATTCAGAACACTTCTCAGGGTGGCATCTACCTGGGGCTCCACGGTGAGACGGAGGTAGCAGTAAGAACAAGACGCAGTACAGAGGGTGACAAAGAGAAAAAGTTCTTTGAACGATGTGGTAACTCTAAACATCTACTGAAGCTCTTCCAGTTTGAGAAGGCGAGAGGCTACATGTACTTGTGCTTCCCTCTCTGGGAGAAAAACCTTGAGGAACATCTGCAGGAACCAAAAGACCACAAGGATTACAAAGATGCTCTGAGGATGATCTTCCAGGCAGTGAGAGAGCTGCACTCCCTTGGATTTGCTCACCAGGATCTGCAGCCCAGCAACTTTTTAATAG ATTTAGGTGGCAAAATTTACTTGGCGGACTTTGATAATAAAAGAAAGTTGATTGAAGATAAAAAAGAACTTAGAAACTCAGATTTAGAG GCCCTCAGCAGGCTCGTGCTGTATGTTCTAGCAGGGGGTAGGAAACCCCTTCAGCAAGTCAGTACCCAGGATTTAGCTGCCGATTCCCCGGATTACAAGGAGGCTCTAGACCTTGTACATTGCCTGGTCTCTCATGATGAGCGAGGCTTGGAAGGTTTGAGCAACCACCCCTATTTCTCCAGCAAACAGGT GTTCCAGTTCCTGAAAGGTATATGGAATAAAATCAAAGATCTCGACGAGCGATACACTGTCTTTCAAGCTTCTAATACTACTGAAGGATTTCCTTATCCAAGGTGGACTGAGGAG attgacaGATATGTTCTGCATATCATGAAAAATCCCAGGAGAGGAAGATCATATGAATACAGAAACAACGTCACCGACCTCCTGAGGCTCATCAGGAACCTGGATGAACACCCAGACCGCAG GGTCAGCGACAGAATAGGAGACTATGCTGACTATTTCTTGAGGCTTTTTCCAGCACTTACCATTTATGTCTACAACAGTTTACGCCAGAATCCCAAATATAGCCACTTGGCAGACATTCAGGACCCTTCTCTGTAG